In Gossypium raimondii isolate GPD5lz chromosome 12, ASM2569854v1, whole genome shotgun sequence, a single window of DNA contains:
- the LOC105765327 gene encoding bidirectional sugar transporter SWEET7 — protein sequence MVSHLVRTIRNVVGITGNVISLFLFLSPVPTFVRIWKKGSVEQYSPVPYLATLINCMVWVIYGLPMVHPDSTLVITINGAGTAIELVYLTLFLIFCHDKKKRLKVLLIALVEVVFMALVAALVLTLAHTTERRSMVVGIIAILFNIMMYASPLSVMKLVISTKSVEYMPFFLSLASFANGVAWTTYAFLPFDPFIAVPNGLGTLFSLAQLLLYATYYESTKRIIAARKETKMEVNLSEVVVNGNHDPKKTTRAT from the exons ATGGTGTCTCACCTAGTCAGAACTATCCGAAATGTAGTTGGGATCACAG GGAACGTTATCTCTCTCTTCCTCTTCTTGTCTCCTGT GCCAACTTTTGTTCGGATTTGGAAGAAAGGGTCAGTGGAACAGTACTCCCCAGTCCCGTACCTGGCAACTTTAATCAATTGCATGGTTTGGGTCATTTATGGCCTGCCTATGGTTCATCCCGACAGCACCCTGGTTATCACCATCAATGGTGCAGGGACCGCCATTGAGCTCGTCTATTTAACCCTCTTCTTGATCTTTTGCCATGACAAGAAAAAGAGACTCAAAGTGCTGCTGATCGCGTTGGTCGAGGTAGTTTTCATGGCCCTTGTCGCTGCTCTGGTTCTCACATTAGCTCACACCACTGAACGCCGGTCCATGGTCGTCGGAATTATCGCAATTTTGTTCAATATCATGATGTATGCTTCGCCTTTATCCGTCATg AAACTGGTGATCTCAACAAAAAGCGTAGAGTATATGCCCTTTTTTCTCTCCCTGGCTTCCTTTGCCAATGGTGTTGCATGGACTACATACGCTTTCCTCCCTTTTGACCCATTCATTGCT gTTCCAAATGGATTGGGCACATTGTTTAGCTTAGCGCAGCTGTTGTTGTACGCCACATACTATGAGTCCACAAAGAGAATAATAGCAGCAAGGAAAGAGACGAAGATGGAAGTGAACCTATCTGAGGTGGTCGTTAATGGCAACCATGATCCCAAGAAGACCACCAGAGCAACTTAA
- the LOC105765333 gene encoding uncharacterized protein LOC105765333, giving the protein MYVRAVPTTDLNKNTEWFTYPGVWTTYILMVFISWLLVLSLFGTSAGTAWTIVHLAHFFVTYHFFHWKKGTPFADDQGIYNGLTWWEQIDNGKQLTRNRKFLTVVPVVLYLIASHTTDYQNPMLFFNTLAVFVLVVAKFPNMHKVRIFGINGEH; this is encoded by the exons ATGTACGTGAGAGCGGTGCCAACGACAGATCTGAACAAGAATACGGAGTGGTTCACGTACCCAGGGGTTTGGACCACTTATATCTTGATGGTTTTCATTTCATGGCTCCTCGTTTTATCTCTCTTTGGCACCTCTGCTGGAACCGCTTGGACAATTGTTCATCTCGCGCATTTCTTT GTCACATATCACTTCTTTCACTGGAAGAAGGGAACACCGTTTGCTGATGACCAAGGTATCTACAACGGTTTGACTTGGTGGGAGCAAATAGACAATGGCAAGCAACTGACACGGAACAGGAAGTTTTTGACTGTTGTACCTGTTGTGCT GTACCTTATCGCCTCACATACAACAGATTATCAAAACCCGATGCTCTTCTTCAATACGTTGGCCGTATTTGTGCTGGTGGTTGCAAAGTTCCCCAACATGCACAAGGTCCGTATATTCGGAATCAACGGTGAGCATTGA
- the LOC105765326 gene encoding protein ABIL2: MSSVSVPQESSHSDELLMQQGLLFSDTLKDLKSLRKQLYSAADYFERTYNEEEQKELVEDTLKDYAIKALINTVDHLGSVAYKVNNFLDDKMVEISGMDLRLSCLEQRLRTCREFVSLGGLSQQSLVFEAHNKHHKRYIFPVEQTLNDVAETIFEFHPNRMPARLDLHQFNNIDIQAVAAETPSESITDAFYALHSPQSLPRKSPRLFTSISMNQRQENRSNSPRHFLLPRSGSVMQRSSSPSHSNAKKRWPSEPRRTVSMSTSLAERERAKDMEQYSSKGKRLLKAMLSLRKSKKNVTLHKFLDEN; this comes from the exons ATGAGTTCAGTTTCTGTTCCTCAAGAATCTTCCCACAGTGATGAACTGTTAATGCAGCAGGGTTTGCTTTTTTCAGATACTCTTAAG gatttgaaaagtttaagaaaaCAGTTGTATTCTGCAGcagattattttgaaagaacATATAACGAGGAAGAACAGAAAGAATT AGTGGAGGATACTTTGAAAGATTATGCCATTAAAGCTTTGATCAATACTGTGGACCACTTAGGTTCCGTAGCATACAAGGTTAACAATTTTCTGGATGATAAGATGGTTGAAATTTCTGGGATGGACCTTCGTTTATCTTGCTTGGAACAG CGGTTGCGAACATGCCGAGAGTTTGTCAGCTTAGGGGGTCTCTCTCAGCAGTCATTAGTGTTTGAGGCACACAACAAGCACCACAAGCGGTACATCTTTCCAGTTGAGCAGACACTGAATGATGTTGCCGAAACGATATTCGAGTTCCACCCCAATAGAATGCCTGCTAGATTAGACTTGCACCAGTTTAATAATATTG ATATTCAAGCAGTAGCAGCAGAAACCCCTTCCGAATCCATCACGGATGCATTCTACGCGTTACACTCTCCACAATCTTTGCCAAGAAAAAGCCCCCGGTTATTTACCAGCATTTCAATGAACCAAAGACAAG AGAACCGGTCAAACTCTCCTCGTCACTTTCTGCTCCCGCGTTCTGGATCTGTTATGCAGAGATCATCATCTCCGAGCCATTCGAATGCTAAAAAACGG TGGCCGTCGGAGCCTCGGAGAACTGTTTCAATGTCCACTTCCCTAGCTGAAAGAGAGAGGGCTAAAGATATGGAGCAATATTCTAGCAAAGGCAAACGTCTCCTCAAGGCTATGCTGAGCTTGCGCAAATCCAAAAAGAATGTCACATTGCACAAATTCTTGGATGAGAATTGA
- the LOC105765329 gene encoding plant UBX domain-containing protein 10: MVDVADKLACFQAVTGLEDPDLCTEILQAHGWDLELAISSFTSSNQSSASTITSDSDPRDSLDPTQSASSSGLAPAPNPSIAWKLVTLPFSVISGSLGLVSGAVGLGLWAAGGVLSYSLGMIGLGQGRGGESSARLVSVSAAASEAMEFVAAFERDYPTTRPNFVGEGFMDALQRSRNSFKLLFVYLHSPDHPDSPVFCGRTLCSEAVAAFVNENFVAWGADIRASEGFKMSNSLKASRFPFCAVVMPTTNQRIALLQQVEGPTSPEEMLTMLQKVLEESSPVLVAARLDAEERRNNMRLREEQDAAYRAALEADQARERQRREEQERLEREAAEAEQKRKEEEEAHERAAREAAEKEAARARMREQKALSLGDEPEKGPSVTQVLVRFPTGERKERRFHSTATIQLVYDYVDSLGCLEVEDYSLVSNFPRVTYGRDKQSLSLKEAGLHPQASLFVELN; the protein is encoded by the exons ATGGTTGATGTAGCCGATAAATTGGCATGTTTTCAAGCGGTGACGGGCCTCGAAGATCCCGATTTGTGTACGGAAATCCTCCAGGCTCATGGTTGGGACCTCGAACTGGCTATCTCTTCTTTCACCTCTTCCAATCAATCCTCTGCTTCCACCATTACCTCCGATTCTGACCCTCGCGATTCTCTTGACCCCACCCAATCCGCATCCAGTTCGGGTCTCGCTCCCGCTCCTAACCCCAGCATAGCTTGGAAACTCGTTACATTGCCCTTCTCTGTGATATCCGGTAGCCTAGGGTTAGTCTCTGGAGCTGTCGGGCTTGGATTATGGGCCGCCGGCGGAGTTCTTTCGTATTCCCTTGGGATGATCGGCCTGGGACAGGGGCGGGGCGGGGAATCATCGGCACGATTGGTCTCGGTCTCAGCTGCGGCTTCTGAAGCTATGGAATTCGTGGCGGCATTTGAGAGAGACTACCCGACGACTAGGCCGAATTTCGTCGGTGAGGGTTTCATGGACGCCTTGCAGAGGTCAAGGAACTCCTTTAAGCTGTTGTTTGTGTACTTGCACTCGCCGGACCACCCAGATTCTCCTGTATTCTGTGGAAGGACCTTGTGTTCCGAGGCAGTGGCTGCCTTTGTGAATGAGAATTTTGTGGCGTGGGGCGCCGACATTAGGGCTAGTGAGGGTTTTAAAATGAGTAATAGCTTGAAGGCATCTAGGTTCCCATTTTGTGCCGTGGTTATGCCTACTACGAACCAGAGGATTGCACTCCTTCAACAG GTTGAGGGACCAACATCTCCAGAAGAAATGCTCACGATGCTGCAGAAAGTGCTTGAAGAAAGTTCTCCTGTTCTTGTTGCTGCAAGACTGGATGCAGAAGAGAGAAGAAACAACATGCGTTTGAGGGAGGAGCAAGATGCTGCTTACAGAGCAGCACTTGAAGCTGATCAA GCTAGAGAACGCCAGAGGAGAGAGGAGCAAGAACGTCTGGAAAGGGAGGCCGCCGAAGCTGAACAGAAAcggaaggaagaagaagaagctcatGAAAGAGCAGCACGTGAAGCTGCTGAAAAAGAGGCTGCCCGGGCTAGAATGCGAGAACAAAAAGCCTTATCACTTGGTGATGAACCTGAGAAAGGACCAAGTGTTACACAg GTATTGGTACGGTTTCCCACAGGTGAACGCAAAGAAAGGAGGTTTCACAGCACGGCAACAATCCAATTAGTTTATGACTATGTTGATTCATTGGGTTGCTTAGAAGTTGAGGATTACAGCCTTGTGTCCAACTTTCCTAGAGTTACATATGGTCGAGATAAGCAATCCCTGAGCTTGAAAGAAGCAGGATTACATCCTCAGGCCAGCCTTTTTGTGGAGCTAAACTAG
- the LOC105765328 gene encoding uncharacterized protein LOC105765328 — protein MASLISETSQKIFTSETLRAAAKQSERCLVVPVRLRRAIKKYLREQEDPYMRRKVLRLSQSFSDIKDVNLQLVAETSKELVADPLKSMEQSQRWKIKSAYGDIGLTYRDDETVAYVASRMPSVYSACYRVLSEVRRRLPGFSPTKVLDFGAGTGSAFWAMREVWPKSVEKLNIVEPSQSMQRAGRSLVQDLKNLPLIHGYTSLQALTKEVQKSERQHDLVIASYVLGEIPSLKDRITIVRQLWNLTQDVLVLVEPGTPHGSNIISQMRSHILWMEKRKFRKAKVNKEDSKDLIDLRSGAFIVAPCPHDGRCPLEKSSKYCHFVQRLQRTTSQRAYKRSKGDPLRGFEDEKFSFIAFRRGQRPRDPWPLDGMKFETLKEQRAKRNPEDFEIDYEDLVDAEETSDMIPYEEVDPSAYDSDVMETDNIIDNDEDQEETVNANLGGGWGRIVFPPVRRGRQVHMNICRSTNPDASEGSFDHEVITQTKNPTLHLQARKSFWGDLWPSGRNVTTATS, from the exons ATGGCGTCCTTAATCTCAGAGACAAGCCAAAAAATCTTCACCTCCGAGACACTCCGTGCTGCAGCCAAACAGTCTGAACGTTGCCTCGTCGTTCCCGTTCGCCTTCGCCGTGCCATCAAGAAGTACCTCCGAG AGCAAGAGGACCCTTATATGCGAAGAAAAGTGTTGCGGTTATCTCAGTCTTTTAGCGATATTAAAGATGTGAATCTGCAACTCGTGGCTGAGACTTCAAAAGAGCTCGTTGCGGATCCTCTTAAGTCGATGGAGCAATCACAGAGATGGAAAATCAAGAGTGCTTATGGTGATATCGGTCTCACTTATAGAGATGACGAGACCGTTGCTTATGTTGCTTCCAGGATGCCCTCTGTTTACTCTGCTTGTTATAGGGTCCTTAGTGAG GTGAGGAGAAGGCTACCAGGTTTCTCTCCAACGAAAGTTTTGGATTTTGGTGCTGGTACTGGTTCAGCTTTCTG GGCAATGAGAGAAGTGTGGCCTAAATCTGTGGAGAAATTAAACATAGTGGAACCATCTCAATCTATGCAGCGTGCAGGTCGAAGTCTTGTACAAG ACCTGAAGAACTTGCCGCTTATTCATGGCTATACTAGCCTTCAAGCATTAACAAAAGAAGTTCAAAAGTCTGAGAGGCAACATGACCTTGTAATTGCT TCTTATGTGCTTGGAGAGATACCATCATTGAAGGACCGAATTACAATAGTGCGCCAACTTTGGAATCTTACACAGGATGTCCTG GTCTTAGTAGAACCAGGAACACCGCATGGATCTAATATTATATCCCAGATGCGATCTCACATATTGTGGATGGAAAAAAGA AAATTCCGTAAAGCCAAGGTGAACAAGGAAGATTCTAAGGACCTTATCGATCTTAGAAGTGGTGCATTCATTGTTGCTCCT TGCCCTCATGATGGGCGTTGTCCATTGGAGAAATCCTCGAAATACTGTCATTTTGTTCAACGTTTGCAGAGGACAACTTCACAGCGTGCATACAAG CGCTCCAAGGGCGATCCTTTACGTGGCTTTGAAgatgaaaaattttctttcattgcTTTCAGAAGAGGACAACGACCTCG ggACCCTTGGCCTCTGGATGGTATGAAATTTGAGACTTTGAAAGAGCAGCGTGCTAAGAGAAATCCTGAAGATTTCGAGATCGACTATG AGGATCTAGTTGATGCAGAAGAAACTTCTGATATGATCCCATATGAAGAAGTGGATCCAAGTGCCTACGACTCCGATGTTATGGAAACCGATAACATCATAGATAATGACGAAGATCAAGAAGAAACCGTTAATGCTAATCTTGGTGGTGGTTGGGGAAGGATCGTCTTCCCCCCTGTTCGACGAGGCCGACAGGTTCACATGAATATTTGTCGATCAACCAATCCAGACGCCTCAGAAGGTTCATTTGACCATGAGGTTATCACACAAACTAAGAACCCAACGTTGCATCTTCAAGCCCGAAAGTCTTTCTGGGGGGACTTATGGCCCTCGGGAAGGAATGTAACAACTGCAACCTCGTGA
- the LOC105765332 gene encoding dof zinc finger protein DOF4.6, whose protein sequence is MDTAQWPQEIVVKPIEEIVTNTCPKPTGLERKIRPQKEQALNCPRCNSTNTKFCYYNNYSLTQPRYFCKTCRRYWTEGGSLRNIPVGGGSRKNKRSSTSSSSSISTSLTSSKKLPGLVTPPSLSQCSTQNPKIHDGQDLNLAFPTASQGYRSLSELVQVPLENNNKNQIPSSSSSSPTTSQLSALELLTGITSRGFNSFIPMPVPDPNTVYTPGNFPMQDFKPTLNFSLDGLGNGYGSLHGVQETTGRLLFPFEDLKQVSTTTDIDQHKDQGDSTGYWTGMLGGGSW, encoded by the exons ATGGATACTGCTCAATGGCCACAG GAGATAGTGGTGAAACCAATAGAAGAGATAGTCACAAATACATGTCCAAAGCCAACAGGTTTAGAGAGGAAAATAAGACCCCAAAAAGAACAAGCTTTGAACTGTCCAAGGTGCAATTCAACAAACACTAAATTCTGCTATTACAACAATTACAGTCTCACTCAACCTAGGTACTTTTGCAAGACTTGTAGAAGGTATTGGACTGAAGGTGGTTCCCTTAGAAACATCCCTGTTGGTGGTGGTTCAAGGAAGAACAAGAGATCATCTAcgtcatcttcttcttctatttctACTTCTTTAACATCATCCAAAAAGCTACCTGGTTTGGTTACACCACCTAGCTTATCCCAGTGTTCTACTCAAAACCCTAAGATCCATGATGGTCAAGATCTCAACCTAGCTTTCCCTACAGCTAGTCAAGGCTATAGGAGTCTCTCTGAATTGGTTCAAGTTCCCTTAGAAAACAATAATAAGAACCAAATCCCtagctcttcttcttcatcacctACTACTTCTCAACTTTCAGCTTTGGAGTTGCTAACTGGAATCACTTCCAGGGGGTTTAATTCTTTTATCCCCATGCCTGTTCCAGATCCAAACACAGTGTATACACCTGGTAATTTTCCCATGCAAGATTTTAAACCAACACTGAATTTCTCCTTGGATGGACTTGGAAATGGATATGGGAGTCTCCATGGTGTTCAAGAGACAACTGGGAGGCTTTTGTTTCCATTTGAAGATCTGAAACAAGTTTCCACCACAACTGATATTGATCAACATAAAGATCAAGGTGATTCAACTGGTTATTGGACTGGTATGTTAGGTGGTGGATCATGGTAA
- the LOC105765324 gene encoding 30S ribosomal protein S6 alpha, chloroplastic produces MASPTSALTNSPFCPHLLPQFSPLPVLSFTHSLKPIPPKLKSMISLKRDNHPSTLTVKAQTLDFSGSFFEGGFGSDDDPPSQPGSGITALEDKEEPQCPPGLRQYETMAVLRPDMSEDERLALTQKYEELLVAGGGMYIEVFNRGVIPLAYSIKKKNKAGETNTYLDGIYLLFTYFTKPESMTALEAALNTDDDVIRSTSFKIRKRKYN; encoded by the exons ATGGCATCTCCAACTTCTGCTCTAACCAATTCCCCGTTTTGCCCCCATCTTCTCCCCCAATTCTCTCCTCTACCCGTCCTCTCCTTCACTCACAGCCTCAAACCTATTCCGCCAAAGCTCAAGTCTATGATTTCCCTCAAAAGAGACAACCACCCCTCAACCTTAACCGTCAAAGCCCAGACCTTGGACTTCTCCGGTTCATTCTTTGAGGGTGGTTTCGGCTCCGATGATGACCCGCCTTCCCAACCCGGCTCTGGCATAACCGCCTTGGAGGATAAAGAGGAACCCCAATGCCCACCGGGCCTCCGACAGTACGAGACAATGGCCGTCTTGAGACCCGACATGTCTGAAGATGAAAGGCTTGCTCTCACCCAGAAGTACGAGGAG CTTCTTGTCGCCGGTGGTGGCATGTATATTGAGGTATTTAATAGAGGGGTCATCCCATTAGCTTACAGCatcaagaagaaaaataaagctgGGGAAACCAATACTTACTTGGATGGCATTTACCTCCTCTTTACCTACTTTACAAAACCTGAGTCGATGACGGCTCTCGAAGCGGCCTTGAATACAGACGATGATGTTATCCGCTCAACCAGCTTCAAGATAAGGAAGAGGAAGTATAATTAG
- the LOC105765331 gene encoding uncharacterized protein LOC105765331 gives MAETIRTSEKPSNSSSLNPPSRIICHVCQKQFSQYTCPRCNSRYCSLPCYKSHSIRCTESFMRENVVEELRHLQSDDQTKRKMLEILKRFHSEDETEPLDEDVDDSILSDDTIQKILSGGEVNINDLSLEEKKRFQRVLASGELSKMIEPWDPWWLKPAARTICLSKDGAQLIQPMANREDLESDQPSDIPCGPKTPLSSLRMLISTEPSPLLAVHLVDIIYSYCFTLRVYNGDWQSDAVGSAMVVLSISSVLGQAGQPETVQEALCYCLEQTCSPAYRHIGGLQFGLALVDDITNLLSLGSPALICMLCDLQRMIMAAGRELKSEKQRKLRKSETKSKLKLAERKVYFIMCWVHEQPNKALSSLAAIVSAEKSSLMEYGGNKSFSRTEKNVAGNKDKALIEEM, from the exons ATGGCGGAAACGATACGTACATCAGAAAAACCTTCTAATTCCTCCTCGTTGAATCCTCCTTCCCGTATCATCTGCCATGT GTGTCAGAAGCAATTCTCGCAATACACTTGCCCTCGATGTAACTCCCGCTACTGCTCTCTTCCTTGTTACAAG TCTCATAGCATTCGCTGTACCGAATCATTCATGCGAGAAAATGTAGTCGAGGAGCTGCGCCATCTTCAATCTGACGATCAAACTAAACGGAAAATGCTTGAAATTCTGAAACGTTTCCATTCCGAGGACGAAACCGAACCTTTAGATGAAGATGTTGATG ATTCAATTCTTTCGGATGACACTATTCAGAAGATTTTGTCAG GAGGTGAAGTTAATATCAATGATTTATCCCTTGAAGAGAAGAAACGGTTCCAAAGAGTTTTGGCATCTGGAGAATTGAGTAAGATGATTGAGCCGTGGGATCCTTGGTGGTTAAAGCCTGCTGCCAGAACAATCTGTTTAAGCAAGGATGGAGCTCAACTTATACAACCTATGGCCAATCGAGAAGATCTTGAAAGCGACCAACCAAGCGATATTCCTTGTGGCCCCAAAACTCCACTTTCTTCGCTTCGTATGCTCATTTCTACGGAACCATCTCCACTCTTAGCTGTTCATTTGGTTGATATCATATATAGTTACTGCTTCACGCTTCGTGTCTACAATGGAGATTGGCAATCGGATGCTGTAGGATCAGCAATGGTGGTATTGAGTATATCATCTGTATTAGGTCAAGCTGGACAGCCCGAGACTGTGCAGGAAGCTCTGTGTTATTGCTTGGAGCAAACCTGCTCTCCGGCTTACCGGCACATCGGTGGTTTGCAATTTGGATTGGCACTTGTTGATGACATAACAAACCTACTTTCCCTTGGAAGTCCTGCGTTGATCTGTATGCTTTGTGATCTACAAAGGATGATTATGGCTGCGGGAAGGGAGTTGAAATCCGAGAAACAAAGAAAGCTGAGGAAGTCCGAAACGAAAAGCAAGCTGAAACTTGCTGAGAGGAAGGTTTATTTCATAATGTGTTGGGTTCATGAGCAACCGAACAAAGCATTGTCTTCTTTGGCAGCCATTGTGAGTGCAGAAAAGAGTTCATTGATGGAATATGGAGGCAATAAAAGTTTTTCCAGAACAGAGAAGAATGTAGCAGGAAACAAGGACAAAGCCTTGATAGAGGAAATGTAA
- the LOC105765330 gene encoding BTB/POZ domain-containing protein At3g05675, giving the protein MDLTAVAKPCSFGDKGTSDVVLRLRNSEGRPEWFYSHSSVLVSKSGFFADRLSNPGSGSCIEIHCSDSTYDHHVNLLRLLYLPTNSLLDSLDSVQSALGVLPLAIAFRCENITNCCIQYLEAVPWEDKEEEQIVKEVLKLGPVAMPILARIQPVDLSATKSVFISAVRFATSIGGSCPPFGDELKTSAQEQVEFMLGGDEDTPLVTADDEVKSVVKSGLSQVCSLFENELSSLLLVPDITAETAETRILQCLSDVEWMCNILPKMDLMKDFVCSWGEMSRKILEIVEDKKLDNAMWVLKVKLIEVTGKVLEAVGYGNVILPAPCRVQLLKTWLPYIRKIKPLLDAKADEDTDFPYKMDEDLCQSIEGAIVSLVLALPSNDQADILSDWIKTEQLKYPDLSEAFEVWCYRTKSAKRRLMEGLDRVGNTTISL; this is encoded by the coding sequence ATGGACCTAACTGCAGTAGCCAAGCCTTGCAGTTTCGGTGACAAAGGTACGAGTGATGTCGTTTTACGCTTGAGAAACAGCGAAGGAAGGCCCGAATGGTTCTACTCCCACTCATCTGTTCTCGTTAGTAAAAGCGGGTTCTTTGCCGATCGGCTTTCTAATCCTGGCTCGGGCTCCTGCATCGAGATTCATTGCTCGGACTCTACTTATGATCATCATGTTAACCTTTTGAGATTACTGTATCTCCCCACCAATTCACTTTTGGATTCCTTGGACTCGGTTCAATCTGCTCTCGGTGTTCTACCATTGGCAATTGCATTCCGTTGTGAAAACATTACAAACTGCTGCATCCAGTATTTGGAGGCTGTTCCTTGGGAGGATAAGGAAGAGGAACAAATTGTAAAAGAAGTCTTGAAACTGGGGCCGGTAGCTATGCCGATATTGGCGAGGATCCAACCAGTGGATTTAAGTGCTACCAAGAGTGTGTTTATTTCTGCAGTTCGGTTCGCCACGTCAATAGGTGGATCTTGTCCACCCTTTGGAGACGAGCTTAAAACATCTGCACAGGAACAAGTGGAGTTCATGCTTGGAGGAGATGAAGACACCCCATTAGTTACAGCAGATGATGAAGTAAAATCAGTAGTAAAATCAGGTCTTTCCCAAGTTTGTTCATTGTTTGAAAACGAGTTGTCTTCCCTTCTTCTCGTTCCCGACATCACAGCCGAGACCGCCGAGACTAGAATTTTACAGTGCCTTTCGGATGTCGAGTGGATGTGCAACATACTCCCCAAAATGGATTTAATGAAGGACTTTGTTTGTAGTTGGGGTGAGATGTCTAGAAAGATTTTGGAGATAGTTGAAGACAAGAAACTTGATAATGCAATGTGGGTTTTGAAAGTGAAGCTTATAGAAGTGACCGGGAAAGTTCTGGAAGCTGTCGGCTATGGAAACGTGATTCTCCCTGCACCGTGTCGAGTCCAATTGCTGAAGACATGGCTACCCTATATAAGGAAGATAAAGCCTCTCCTGGACGCAAAAGCTGACGAGGATACAGATTTCCCTTACAAGATGGATGAAGACTTGTGCCAAAGTATCGAGGGGGCGATCGTTTCGTTAGTACTAGCATTGCCATCTAACGATCAAGCAGATATTCTGTCGGATTGGATAAAAACCGAGCAGCTTAAGTATCCTGACTTGAGCGAGGCATTCGAGGTATGGTGTTACAGAACCAAGTCAGCAAAGAGAAGATTAATGGAAGGCTTGGATAGAGTTGGCAATACCACTATTAGCCTTTGA